Proteins from one Ricinus communis isolate WT05 ecotype wild-type chromosome 9, ASM1957865v1, whole genome shotgun sequence genomic window:
- the LOC8276115 gene encoding uncharacterized protein LOC8276115, with the protein MASSSFAVQGAGPSSSFSFSREWLLMAATVLFCGFLGYLVYDAIMSTASELLERLLVISPLVLVIAVHWLSSGSHFSIPMPGSEPGAFHRAGGSPWGVACVLALLFLLISYQPSLHSLIF; encoded by the coding sequence atggcttcttcttcttttgcagTCCAAGGAGCAGGACCCTCTTCAAGCTTCAGTTTCTCAAGGGAATGGCTACTCATGGCAGCCACTGTGCTCTTCTGTGGGTTCTTGGGTTATTTAGTTTATGATGCAATAATGTCTACAGCATCTGAACTCTTGGAAAGACTGCTAGTCATTTCTCCTTTGGTCTTAGTCATTGCAGTTCACTGGCTCTCTTCAGGAAGCCATTTCAGCATTCCAATGCCTGGGTCTGAGCCTGGTGCCTTCCAtagagctggaggctcaccttGGGGTGTAGCTTGTGTGCTTgctcttcttttccttctcaTATCTTACCAGCCTTCTCTTCATAGTCTTATCTTCTAG
- the LOC8285809 gene encoding uncharacterized protein LOC8285809 has translation MKGKEISSPTIKSTNNNVINKPFFRPAQDDTKPPLQDPILRSDPIETEEAMLRLPPFPILKPRPQS, from the exons ATGAAAGGGAAGGAGATATCTTCACCAACCATCAAATCCACCAATAACAATGTCATCAACAAGCCCTTCTTCAGGCCAGCTCAAGATGACACTAAACCTCCACTTCAAGACCCA ATTCTGAGGTCGGACCCAATTGAGACAGAGGAAGCAATGCTGCGCTTGCCCCCTTTCCCTATCCTCAAACCCAGACCCCAATCTTAG
- the LOC8285796 gene encoding casein kinase 1-like protein HD16, producing MLELRRGVRRGRAPPQPPPQQQQQEEEEERRRPRTRLETKRLKEEKQVNYNKNNNKQKDNKVIVISEEREVEEGGEEEEEESESDFSNLEKKKNKKLEMGDESGGLSANNNKAVAQEEEGSTAPFPEKVQVGGSPLYKIERKLGKGGFGQVFVGRRVNGGNDRSMGPGALEVALKFEHRNSKGCNYGPPYEWQVYNTLGGSHGVPRVHYKGRQGDYYVMVMDMLGPSLWDVWNSSGQAMSSEMVACIAVESLSILEKMHSRGYVHGDVKPENFLLGQPGTAQEKKLYLVDLGLATKWRDSSNGQHVEYDQRPDMFRGTVRYASVHAHLGRTASRRDDLESLAYTLIFLHRGRLPWQGYQGDNKSFLVCKKKMATSPEMLCCFCPPPLKQFLEVVVNMKFDEEPNYSKLVSLFEGLIGPNPAIRPINTEGAQKIICQVGQKRGRLNIEEDDDGQPRKKVRLGVPATQWISIYNARLPMKQRYHYNVADGRLAQHVERGIADGLLISSVASCSNLWALIMDAGTGFTNQVYELSPFFLHKEWIMEQWEKNYYISSIAGANNGSSLVVMSKGTQYTQQSYKVSDSFPFKWINKKWREGFHVTSMATAGSRWGVVMSRNAGFSDQVVELDFLYPSEGIHRRWDNGFRITSTAATFDQAALILSVPRRKPGDETQETLRTSQFPSTHVKEKWAKNLYLACLCYGRTVS from the exons ATGCTGGAGCTTCGTAGAGGTGTAAGGAGAGGTCGCGCACCACCGCAACCACCACCACAACAACAAcagcaagaagaagaagaagagagaaggAGGCCAAGGACAAGATTGGAAACGAAGAGATTGAAAGAGGAGAAACaagtaaattataataagaataataataagcaGAAGGATAATAAGGTAATCGTGATATCTGAGGAAAGAGAAGTAGAAGAAGGaggagaagaagaggaagaagaaagtgaAAGTGATTTTTCGAATttggagaagaaaaagaataagaaattgGAAATGGGAGATGAGAGTGGTGGTTTGagtgctaataataataaagctgTTGCTCAAGAAGAGGAGGGCAGTACTGCTCCTTTCCCCGAAAAG GTTCAAGTGGGAGGGTCACCTTTATACAAGATAGAAAGAAAACTGGGTAAAGGTGGCTTTGGTCAAGTATTTGTTGGTCGTCGTGTTAATGGTGGAAATGACCGTTCCATGGGTCCTGGGGCTTTGGAG GTGGCTCTGAAATTTGAGCACAGAAACAGTAAAGGTTGTAATTATGGCCCCCCATATGAATGGCAAGTTTATAA CACTCTTGGCGGTAGCCATGGTGTGCCAAGAGTACATTACAAAGGAAGACAAGGAGATTATTATGTCATG GTTATGGACATGCTAGGGCCTAGCCTTTGGGATGTATGGAACTCTTCTGGTCAAGC GATGTCCTCAGAAATGGTAGCTTGTATTGCAGTTGAATCTCTATCTATCCTAGAGAAGATGCATTCAAGAGG ctATGTGCATGGAGATGTAAAGCCGGAGAACTTTTTACTTGGTCAGCCGGGTACTGCTCAGGAGAAGAAATTATATCTTGTTGACCTTGGATTAG CAACAAAGTGGAGAGATAGTAGTAATGGGCAGCATGTTGAATATGACCAGCGTCCTGATATGTTCAG GGGAACTGTTCGATATGCTAGTGTTCATGCTCACTTGGGAAGAACTGCTAGTAGGAGGGATGATCTTGAATCTCTGGCATATACACTGATCTTCCTACATCGAGGCAGATTGCCATGGCAAGGGTATCAG GGTGACAACAAGTCCTTCCTAGTTTGCAAAAAGAAGATGGCAACATCTCCAGAAATGCTGTGTTGTTTTTGTCCGCCACCTCTTAAGCAATTTCTTGAGGTTGTGGTGAATATGAAATTTGACGAGGAGCCAAACTATTCTAAGCTAGTATCTTTATTTGAGGGCCTGATAGGACCAAATCCAGCTATAAGGCCCATAAACACTGAGGGTGCTCAAAAG ATTATCTGTCAAGTTGGTCAAAAACGTGGTAGGTTGAATATTGAGGAGGATGATGATGGGCAACCTAGGAAGAAGGTTCGTCTAGGAGTGCCTGCTACACAATGGATTTCTATTTACAATGCTAGATTACCAATGAAACAAAG GTACCATTATAATGTGGCTGATGGGAGGTTGGCGCAACATGTGGAGAGAGGAATTGCTGATGGTCTGCTTATAAGTAGTGTGGCATCTTGTTCTAATCTTTGGGCTCTGATTATGGATGCCGGGACTGGTTTTACAAACCAAGTATATGAGTTGTCACCTTTTTTCTTACACAAG GAATGGATTATGGAACAATGGGAGAAGAACTATTACATTAGTTCTATTGCTGGTGCAAATAATGGTAGCTCCCTTGTGGTGATGTCTAAAG GCACCCAATACACTCAACAGTCTTACAAAGTCAGCGACTCATTCCCTTTTAAATGGATAAACAAGAAGTGGAGAGAAGGATTTCATGTGACCTCAATGGCGACTGCTGGAAGCCGATGGGGCGTTGTCATGTCTCGCAATGCTGGATTCAGTGATCAG GTTGTGGAGCTTGATTTTCTTTATCCAAGTGAGGGCATTCACAGACGCTGGGATAATGGCTTCCGAATTACATCAACAGCTGCAACTTTTGATCAAGCTGCTCTTATCTTGAGTGTCCCCAGGCGCAAACCTGGTGACGAAACCCAGGAAACTTTGCGTACATCTCAATTTCCTAGCACACATGTTAAG GAAAAATGGGCGAAGAACCTCTATCTTGCATGTCTGTGCTACGGACGGACTGTTTCTTAA
- the LOC8285797 gene encoding protein PHOTOSYSTEM I ASSEMBLY 2, chloroplastic, whose amino-acid sequence MASSTSHLSAIPQRLSSSSKTSPPHFHNSKAVRIRVRSSLEDENCRSGVSQNSLDSVKNKDSEASTSRRWCVACLCSTMTLITNGGNSMFIPKAIALDGKERAVCRNCAGSGAVLCDMCGGTGKWKALNRKRAKDVYEFTECPNCYGRGKLVCPVCLGTGLPNNKGLLRRPDARQLLDKMYNGRLLPRS is encoded by the exons ATGGCATCCTCCACTTCTCATCTCTCTGCTATCCCTCAACGTCTCTCTTCATCTTCTAAAACCTCTCCTCCTCACT TTCATAACTCCAAAGCAGTTCGGATTCGAGTAAGATCAAGTTTAGAAGACGAGAACTGCAGGTCAGGAGTTTCCCAAAATTCATTGGACTCAGTCAAGAACAAG GATTCTGAAGCATCAACATCAAGACGCTGGTGTGTTGCTTGCTTATGTTCAACTATGACACTGATTACTAATGGTGGAAACTCGATGTTCATCCCAAAGGCAATCGCTTTAGACGGAAAGGAAAGGGCTGTATGCCGGAATTGTGCAGGCAGCGGTGCTGTACTTT GTGATATGTGTGGTGGTACAGGAAAATGGAAAGCTCTCAACAGAAAACGCGCTAAAGACGTTTATGAGTTCACAGAATGCCCTAATTGCTACG GTCGGGGAAAACTTGTATGTCCTGTTTGTTTAGGTACTGGTTTACCAAACAACAAAGGTCTTCTAAGGAGGCCGGATGCACGGCAATTACTTGATAAGATGTATAATGGTCGGCTATTGCCTAGGTCTTGA